In a single window of the Lodderomyces elongisporus chromosome 4, complete sequence genome:
- the ERG9 gene encoding bifunctional farnesyl-diphosphate farnesyltransferase/squalene synthase (BUSCO:EOG09262HA6): MGKVVQLLTHPTELLAAIKFFGFRQSLHSSTSSQANSDELKRCYELLHLTSRSFAAVIEELHPELRDAIMIFYLVLRALDTVEDDMTIDPETKIPLLRHFDEKLDTKNWTFNGSGPNEKDRAVLVEFDVILKIYHELKPQYQEIIKDITYKMGNGMADYILDENFNLNGVGSVEDYDLYCHYVAGLVGEGLTKLMVLAKFSDKSLAEDKFVKSNSMGLFLQKTNIIRDYHEDLQDGRSFWPKDIWSKYTDSLPSFHKDASHEDKGLACINELVLNALGHVKHVLEFLSLVKDPSTFSFCAIPQVMAIATLAEVYNNPKVLHGVVKIRKGTTCKLILESRTFPGVVRIFRKYIQVINHKSSVRDPNYLKIGIKCGEIEQFCESLYPSLHALPKGAKLPEGRLTKALKSRKEIDESVQKIIDQENFNANFVFGFVAVLFIGLILFITGYKL; this comes from the coding sequence ATGGGCAAGGTTGTGCAATTATTAACTCATCCGACGGAGTTGCTTGCTGCAATCAAGTTTTTTGGATTTAGACAATCTCTTCactcatcaacatcatctcAAGCCAACTCAgatgaattgaaaagatgCTATGAGCTTCTTCACTTGACCTCCAGATCATTTGCTGCTGTTATTGAAGAGTTGCACCCTGAGTTGAGAGATGCCATCATGATATTTTATCTCGTGTTGAGAGCATTGGACACTGTGGAGGATGACATGACAATCGACCCAGAAACCAAAATCCCACTTTTGCGTCATTTTGATGAGAAGCTTGACACCAAAAATTGGACTTTTAACGGAAGTGGGCCCAATGAGAAAGATAGAGCAGTGTTGGTGGAGTTTGATGTTATTCTCAAGATATATCATGAGTTGAAGCCACAATACCAGGAAATTATCAAGGACATTACATACAAGATGGGTAACGGAATGGCTGACTACATATTGGACGAAAATTTCAACCTCAATGGTGTAGGCTCGGTGGAGGATTATGACCTCTACTGTCATTATGTTGCGGGCTTGGTCGGTGAGGGTTTGACAAAACTAATGGTGTTGGCCAAATTCTCCGATAAAAGTTTGGCAGAGGACAAGTTTGTCAAATCCAACTCTATGGggttgtttttgcaaaaaacaaacatcaTTCGAGATTATCACGAGGATCTACAAGATGGCAGATCATTCTGGCCAAAAGATATTTGGTCCAAGTATACAGATTCGCTACCATCTTTCCATAAAGATGCTAGTCATGAAGACAAAGGATTGGCATGTATTAATGAGTTGGTATTGAATGCTCTTGGCCACGTCAAGCATGTATTGGAGTTTCTTTCCTTGGTTAAGGATCCATCaacgttttctttttgcgcTATACCGCAGGTGATGGCAATTGCTACATTGGCTGAAGTGTACAACAACCCTAAAGTATTGCACGGAGTTGTCAAAATTAGAAAAGGTACGACATGCAAATTGATTTTGGAAAGCAGAACGTTTCCAGGAGTGGTACGGATCTTTAGGAAATACATCCAAGTTATTAACCACAAGTCGTCAGTTAGGGATCCAAACTATTTGAAAATCGGAATTAAGTGCGGTGAGATTGAACAATTTTGTGAATCATTGTACCCATCATTGCATGCCTTACCAAAAGGAGCTAAATTGCCAGAGGGTCGTTTGACCAAGGCGCTCAAGAGCAGAAAGGAAATCGACGAGAGCGTGCAAAAGATTATCGATCAAGAGAATTTTAATGCTAATTTTGTATTCGGTTTTGTTGCTGTGTTGTTCATTggtttaattttgtttatcaCTGGTTATAAATTATAG
- a CDS encoding uncharacterized protein (MEROPS:MER0902165): MSPLGSSQTINGSIKFPIKLINWTPHYAINESISTPILLQDQNGPCPLIALVNTLLLQNDFNDLLASQIRQGKRKISEPAGAFVVNNLKHELRKKYESTGNISLVDVLSLLGDLLLTLVENGSTDLDSGVVDELLAQLPKLHTGLNVDPNLLTGGFAPSLATELFDAFGLDFRHGWVVETSDNVGTSGQMVQKVEQNSCSDNDNSENSENPEDSGLLNIVRQLETYDRVQDYLLSDQENVGYLENKQLLTTWLNENQTQLTRQGLFNLNSVMEEGKFVIFFRNNHFNTLFRKGDEEFYLLVTDSSLWAGRSCFTGDFSPILDIEQDLPRGDNVDDRGEYYISGTR, encoded by the exons ATGCTGCCTCTTGGAAGTAGTCAAACAAtcaatggttcaattaaaTTCCCAATCAAATTGATTAATTGGACCCCGCATTATGCAATAAACGAGAGCATATCAACACCCATATTACTACAAGATCAAAACGGTCCTTGTCCCTTGATTGCGTTGGTCAACACATTGCTATTGCAAAATGATTTTAACGACTTGTTAGCTTCTCAGATACGCCAAGGTAAGAGGAAAATATCCGAGCCCGCTGGAGCTTTTGTCGTGAATAATTTGAAACATGAGCTACGGAAGAAATATGAGAGTACGGGTAACATCCTGTTAGTAGATGTTTTAAGCTTACTTGGAGACTTGCTTTTGACTTTAGTTGAGAATGGCAGTACTGATCTAGACTCGGGAGTTGTGGATGAATTATTGGCACAGTTGCCAAAATTGCATACTGGGTTGAATGTTGATCCTAATCTCCTCACTGGTGGCTTTGCTCCTAGCTTGGCTACTGAACTTTTTGATGCGTTTGGATTAGATTTCAGACACGGATGGGTGGTTGAGACAAGTGATAATGTGGGTACAAGTGGACAAATGGTTCAAAAAGTGGAGCAGAATTCATGTAGTGACAATGATAATTCCGAAAATTCCGAAAATCCTGAAGATTCTGGGTTACTAAACATTGTTAGACAACTTGAAACTTATGATCGTGTTCAAGATTATCTATTAAGCGACCAAGAGAACGTTGGTTACCTCGAAAATAAGCAGCTTCTTACAACATGGCTTAATGAAAACCAAACGCAATTGACTCGACAAGGCTTGTTCAATCTTAACTCAGTTATGGAAGAAGGCAAGTTTGTTATTTTCTTTAGAAATAATCATTTCAACACATTATTTCGAAAGGGCGACGAAGAATTTTATTTACTAGTCACAGATCTGTC TCTCTGGGCAGGACGACTGTGTTTTACTGGTGATTTTTCACCAATTTTGGATATCGAGCAAGACTTGCCAAGAGGTGataatgttgatgataGAGGTGAATACTATATATCTGGGACAAGATGA
- a CDS encoding uncharacterized protein (BUSCO:EOG09264331), with protein MSHKPVRQDYIAKIRYTNNLPPPPLNPKYIEYNTTNPISPKVEAEQLLSSLFRKENFQNLLGRIDDFSGLELNLLNNAGFFAGDSTVVGQLSKNGQPVHLHPKDRALLRDAGIGKINKSEPGVSFLRRTEYISERSLPKAAHSVTAHTEEVKVNEKLKNNESHSLDADAQLNAVEETFTAANSTLSDVSSLKHPRKRHLKAVDAWPLLPDTQMMDNVLMNLRFLGSASIDRELKDLKRKRGTAFNEKFERQKQESSIFKPINSEDGEWMSMFEVNDISQAEQVHQKLNSTAPEQPINLLDLDDESASNYNFKFVHNYDMQYQEYPEVNQELAIKFIPDDEHKDTKAPTKKRKVAYYLPVTGKIELRKHRLSTNSEINKFVKERTYDEVAFKLREPSTNELKEMDRARSEFDPMEYEGDDDDEEEEDDDDEEELEDGEDYEEREEQEESESRQGRSNGNAESGADQESVDGKVKHDREDAENEEGESHNEDF; from the coding sequence ATGTCACATAAACCTGTTAGACAAGACTACATTGCAAAGATCCGGTATACCAATAATCTTCCACCTCCACCATTAAACCCAAAATACATTGAGTACAACACAACAAACCCAATATCACCCAAAGTAGAAGCGGAACAGCTTCTCTCGTCATTATTTCgtaaagaaaattttcaaaatttacTCGGACGCATCGATGACTTTTCAGGATTGGAACTAAATTTACTCAATAACGCTGGCTTTTTCGCAGGAGATTCCACAGTAGTTGGCCAACTTTCCAAAAATGGCCAACCAGTACATCTACACCCCAAGGATAGGGCCTTGCTTAGAGATGCAGGAATTGGCAAGATAAATAAATCGGAGCCTGGGGTTTCTTTCTTGAGAAGAACAGAGTACATTTCGGAGCGATCCTTGCCCAAAGCTGCCCATTCGGTAACAGCACACACCGAAGAGGTTAAAGTCAAtgagaaattaaaaaataacgAATCGCATAGCTTAGACGCAGATGCCCAGTTGAATGCCGTTGAGGAGACGTTTACAGCAGCAAACTCTACGTTGCTGGATGTATCCAGCTTGAAACATCCGCGCAAGAGACATTTGAAAGCTGTTGACGCATGGCCATTGCTACCAGATACGCAAATGATGGACAATGTACTAATGAACTTGAGGTTTCTTGGTAGTGCATCAATTGATCGTGAATTGAAAGATCTCAAAAGGAAGCGAGGAACAGCATTTAATGAGAAATTTGAAAGACAAAAGCAAGAGTCTAGTATTTTCAAACCTATTAATTCCGAAGATGGCGAATGGATGTCTATGTTTGAAGTCAACGACATAAGTCAAGCTGAACAAGTTCATCAAAAACTCAACTCTACAGCACCAGAGCAACCTATCAATTTACTAGACTTGGACGATGAATCCGCTTCAAATTACAATTTCAAGTTTGTGCATAACTACGACATGCAATACCAAGAATATCCAGAGGTAAACCAGGAACTTGCCATCAAGTTTATACCAGATGATGAACACAAAGACACAAAAGCACCTACAAAAAAACGCAAAGTTGCCTATTATTTACCAGTTACTGGTAAAATTGAATTGCGAAAACACAGGCTTTCAACAAACTCTGAGATCAATAAATTTGTCAAGGAAAGGACCTATGATGAAGTTGCTTTTAAATTGAGAGAGCCATCAACAAATGAATTGAAGGAAATGGATAGAGCTAGATCAGAGTTTGATCCTATGGAGTACGAAGGtgacgatgacgacgaagaagaagaagatgatgatgatgaagaagagctTGAGGATGGAGAAGATTatgaagagagagaggaacAGGAAGAACTGGAGAGTAGGCAAGGACGTTCCAATGGAAATGCTGAGTCAGGAGCTGATCAAGAGAGTGTGGATGGGAAAGTTAAGCACGATAGAGAAGATGCTGAAAATGAAGAGGGAGAAAGTCATAATGAGGATTTCTAA
- the PST2_3 gene encoding flavodoxin-like fold protein (CAZy:AA6), translating to MSKPKVAIVLYSLYHHVYTLAESAKVGVERAGVKADLFQVKETLSPEILKLVHAKPKLDLPEATNDTLTNYDAFLFGIPTRYGNMPAQWKSFWDGTGGLWAKGALRGKHAGVFVSTGTQGGGQETTVINTLSTLAHHGIIYVPFGYGHEGQSNLTEIHGGSPWGAGTFAAPDGSRQVTDLEKAIAEQQGHDFVEMITKWKQ from the coding sequence ATGTCAAAGCCAAAGGTTGCAATTGTCTTATACTCTTTATACCACCATGTCTACACCTTAGCCGAATCGGCCAAAGTTGGTGTTGAAAGAGCTGGCGTCAAGGCAGATTTATTCCAAGTCAAGGAAACACTTTCTCCAGAAATTCTCAAGTTGGTCCATGCTAAACCAAAATTGGACTTGCCAGAAGCTACAAATGACACACTTACCAACTACGAcgcatttctttttggtatCCCCACAAGATACGGTAATATGCCAGCTCAGTGGAAATCTTTCTGGGATGGTACAGGTGGATTATGGGCTAAAGGAGCATTGAGGGGTAAACATGCCGGTGTCTTTGTTAGTACTGGTACCCAAGGTGGTGGACAAGAAACCACCGTTATCAACACCCTAAGCACATTGGCACATCATGGTATTATCTACGTCCCCTTTGGATACGGACACGAGGGCCAATCCAATTTGACAGAGATCCATGGTGGTTCACCATGGGGCGCAGGAACCTTTGCTGCTCCAGATGGTTCGAGACAAGTTACTGATCTTGAAAAGGCAATTGCCGAACAACAAGGGCACGATTTTGTCGAGATGATTACCAAATGGAAACAATAA
- the ARE2 gene encoding Sterol O-acyltransferase 2 (Sterol-ester synthase 2): MRTSTADKLDSISDNIDRRNLLDINNDYTTGSSSETDESDTSKFQRTPSDLSDLRAPPHLAKRNGSYFLNKNDSELASIPSTTPSALSSTTSVNNASPPPSPLRYENQRDNSQVRNRIKKQEHEHEHEHEHEHEHKQERQKKRPFTSGTGLHTSESDITLDGLVKYVSNQDKARLNKRHQELNNNDNNNNNINTTTTTTDENDKTTQSSNNDNNSKNKNKNKNNTGAHHGHKRKDSNSKYRLRFGDLTFGTSSTTILDSQEFINSQFFGMYVLFWLATAFIMLNNFVHIYFENATPIWNWTVVRIIRQDLFKVAFTDLAMYLGTYMSYLLQVSVKHRIFSWRRVGWIVESVYEAAYFFTFLWFSHYMQFPWIARVFLVLHSLVFVMKMHSFAFYNGYLWGIYTEGLFSESYLHRLLNDEVDLPKGFELDHTLKILEGSIEFAKYELEYQSKATSDKPDNDKHKCDGARLDISIEELQRTNCILFPQNINLKNYFEYSMFPTLVYTISYPRTNTIRWSYVFFKTFAVFGLYFLMITIAENSLLPIVGRCFLAKKLPLQERVPQYFFILLDMIPPFLMEYLFTFILIWDSVLNALAELTMFADRDFYGPWWSCTDFSDFARLWNKPVHNFLLRHVYHSSISAFKVNKIQAAMITFIISSIVHELVMYVIFGIFRGYLLLFQMSQIPLIMLSRSRFLRGRKILGNIICWFGFISGPSIIFCLYLVF, from the coding sequence ATGAGAACAAGTACCGCGGATAAGTTGGATCTGATATCAGATAATATAGATAGACGAAACCTACTTGACATCAACAATGACTATACCACTGGCTCTTCAAGCGAGACAGATGAGTCCGATACACTGAAATTCCAAAGGACACCCAGTGACCTTCTGGATCTTAGAGCACCACCACATCTTGCCAAAAGGAATGGCTCGTATTTcctaaataaaaatgataGCGAACTTGCAAGTATACCATCAACAACCCCATCTGCATTGTCGTCCACCACATCGGTTAATAACGCTTCTCCGCCACCGAGTCCACTTCGATACGAGAATCAGCGTGATAATTCACAAGTTAGAAACAGAATTAAGAAGCAAGAGCACGAGCACGAGCACGAGCACGAGCACGAGCACGAGCACAAGCAAGAGcggcaaaaaaagagaccTTTTACTAGTGGCACTGGATTACATACCAGTGAGTCCGATATTACTTTGGATGGATTAGTCAAGTATGTATCGAACCAGGACAAAGCAAGGCTCAACAAAAGACATCAAGAGTTGaacaataatgataataataataataatattaatactactactactactacagACGAGAACGACAAAACCACTCAAAGTAGTAACAACGACAATAAcagtaaaaacaaaaacaagaacaagaacaatacTGGTGCTCACCATGGCCATAAAAGGAAAGATAGCAATAGCAAGTATCGGTTACGTTTTGGAGACTTGACATTCGGTACTTCGAGCACAACGATTCTTGACTCACAAGAGTTTATCAACTCGCAATTCTTTGGGATGTACGTGTTGTTTTGGCTCGCTACTGCATTTATCATGTTGAATAACTTTGTGCACATCTACTTTGAGAATGCTACACCAATATGGAACTGGACAGTTGTGAGAATTATTCGTCAGGATTTGTTTAAAGTTGCATTCACTGATTTGGCAATGTACTTGGGTACATATATGTCATACCTTTTACAAGTTTCTGTGAAGCACCGAATTTTCAGCTGGAGACGTGTAGGGTGGATTGTTGAAAGTGTTTATGAAGCTGCTTATTTCTTTACATTTTTGTGGTTTTCCCATTATATGCAATTCCCTTGGATTGCCAGAGTGTTTTTAGTATTGCACAGTTTGGTGTTTGTTATGAAGATGCATTCCTTTGCATTTTACAATGGCTATCTATGGGGAATATACACCGAAGGTTTATTTTCAGAGTCTTACTTGCACAGGTTGCTAAATGACGAGGTTGATTTACCCAAAGGATTTGAGTTGGACCATACTCTAAAAATTCTTGAAGGAAGTATTGAGTTTGCCAAGTATGAATTGGAGTACCAGTCGAAAGCCACATCGGATAAACCCGATAATGATAAACATAAGTGTGACGGTGCAAGATTGGATATATCGATTGAGGAGCTACAACGCACAaattgtattttgtttcctcaaaatatcaatttgaaaaactaCTTTGAGTATAGTATGTTTCCAACTTTGGTCTACACTATACTGTACCCTCGAACCAATACAATCAGATGGTCGTATGTCTTTTTCAAGACATTCGCCGTGTTTGgtctttactttttgatGATCACCATTGCAGAAAATAGCTTGTTGCCCATTGTTGGACGGTGTTTTCTTGCCAAGAAACTTCCACTCCAGGAACGTGTGCcacaatatttttttatacttCTTGATATGATACCACCATTTTTGATGGAGTATCTATTTACATTTATTCTTATATGGGACTCGGTGCTCAATGCACTTGCCGAGCTCACCATGTTTGCAGATAGGGATTTCTATGGCCCGTGGTGGTCATGCACGGATTTCTCGGATTTTGCCAGATTGTGGAACAAACCGGTGCACAATTTCTTATTACGTCACGTGTACCACTCGAGTATAAGTGCGTTTAAGGTGAACAAGATCCAAGCTGCAATGATTACATTTATCATTCTGAGTATTGTGCACGAGTTGGTGATGTATGTCATATTTGGCATTTTCAGAGGCTATTTGTTATTGTTCCAAATGTCTCAGATCCCATTGATTATGCTTAGCAGGTCACGGTTTTTgagaggaagaaagatTTTGGGCAATATTATCTGTTGGTTTGGCTTTATTAGTGGTCCTAGTATAATCTTTTGTCTATATCTAGTGTTTTAG
- a CDS encoding uncharacterized protein (BUSCO:EOG09265313) — protein MTSNIWIAAADNQIDIVTKLVEKDGLSPNVKDPNGYTALHAAASYGHLDLLQYLVNKGGDINIQDNEGDTPLHHVEDLNVAKSLVTKFKADYKIKNNDGQTAAQFIEEEDEFPDVASYLKSLVHGDNADEGDVDRANEVTKANEFIESLPEPGNIDGHEIKYSLETDQQLNGDEELTPEQLDERRKKIEAILNSENPEEGLRELVKNAVHEGLMQYKDGGEANEQDLEPSTKKRR, from the coding sequence ATGACCTCGAATATTTGgatagcagcagcagataATCAGATTGATATTGTTACTaaacttgttgaaaaagacgGTTTATCGCCGAATGTCAAGGACCCAAATGGCTACACTGCATTACACGCTGCAGCATCTTATGGTCATCTCGATCTACTACAATATTTAGTTAATAAGGGTGGTGATATAAACATTCAGGATAATGAGGGAGACACGCCGCTACATCACGTTGAAGACTTGAATGTTGCAAAGTCATTGGTCACGAAATTCAAAGCAGACTATAAGATCAAAAACAATGATGGACAAACGGCTGCACAAtttattgaagaagaggatgagTTCCCGGATGTCGCCAGCTATCTTAAAAGCTTAGTTCATGGCGACAATGCCGATGAGGGCGATGTCGATAGAGCAAATGAGGTAACTAAAGCGAATGAGTTTATAGAAAGCTTACCGGAGCCAGGAAACATTGATGGTCACGAGATTAAATATTCTTTGGAAACTGATCAACAATTGAACGGCGACGAAGAATTGACACCTGAGCAATTAGATGaaaggaggaagaaaatagaGGCTATTTTGAATAGTGAAAACCCAGAAGAAGGATTGCGTGAGTTGGTCAAGAATGCAGTCCACGAAGGGTTGATGCAGTATAAAGATGGCGGTGAAGCAAACGAGCAGGATTTAGAACCAagtacaaagaaaagaaggtaG